The nucleotide window AGGCGGGCACGAACCGGGCCAGACCGGCGCCGTAGGTGCCGGTGCCTTCCACCCCGACCCGCTCCACCGGTCCGAAGCGCTCAGCCCAGGTGACCAGGGCGACATAGCCTCGGGTCGAGGCCGCAAAGGCCTGGGTGCCGAGCAGCCGCCCGGCCTCGTCGATCACGGCGGCCACATGCAGATCCAGATGGGTGTCGACCCCAACAGTGACCGGGCTAGCGGGTGCTGTCATGCTCTCCATGTCGTTCCTTCCGGGCCGATCGGACAGGGACGGCACGCACCCATCGGGACGGCGGACAGCACTGCGATGGGACCTCTAGGCCAGGCTCCTATCGGGTCACGTTCGCCCGACCGGTGGGTGCCTCGGGACACCCCCGGGCGGCTGGTCGACAGATCAGTTTCAAGGCACCGGGCCGGGGAGACTTCGGGTCAGACCAGCCACCCGAGGGCACCCACCCCGATCATCGCAGGGAGACTTTCTCTACACCCTCAAGGCCGCCCGCAGGGCCGGCAGCGACGCGGCGGTCACCGGGGCGCGGCCTCACCCTCCCGCCGAGGGGGAGCCGAAGCAGTCGGGAGGATGCCGGGGTTGGCCGGGCTGGACCGCGGGCCATTCGAGACAAGCAGTCAGCAGCGTCTTGACTGTCAGAGTTTTCGACCTCTGCGAATGTTTCCGAACTGCGAGCATCAGCACACGATTACCCTTTACCGACCATAGGCGGCCTGTCCCAAATGCGGTAGTGTCCCGGCCTGTCCATCACGGGCATGCCCGGAGGACGAGAGGGGGTGGATGAGGGCGCCGCCACGGCACACGCCCCTCCAGGGCGCAAGAGCATGCTCCTCGCCGCATCAGCACACCAGGAGAAGGTGGTAGCCATGCGCTCCCGCACCACCCGTCGGCTCGCCATCGCCGTCGCTATCGCCGCGCTAGCCGTACCCGCCGGCGTCGCGGTCGCCACCCCAGGCGTGGACATTACGGCGACGCAGCTCGGCAAGGGCACCTTCAGCGAACGGGTCAAGATCAGAACGCCCAACATCAAGGCCAAGATCAAGCCATCCGACTTCATCGTCCAAGAAGTGGTGATCGAGCCGGGTGGCCACACGGGCTGGCACAGCCATCCGGGCCCGGCCCTGGTGACCATCCAGGAAGGCACCTTCACGCTGTACGACGGCGATGACCGCAAGTGCCGGCCGCACCAGTACGGGCCCGGGCAGGCGTTTGTGGACAAGGGCGGCGGCCACGTCCACATCGGCCGCAACGAGGGTACCGTCACGGTGAAGCTGCTGGTGACCTTCATCGTTCCCGTGGGCGCTGCGCCTAGAATCGACGTGCCCGACCCCGGCAACTGCGACTTCTGACCTGGCTGTCGGCAAGCACGCAACCGGCCATGAGCGGGCTCAAGACCCGTCGTGGCCGGTTGCTCCTGCGTCGCGCCGGCCACCGTTCAGTGCCCTGGTCGCGAAGGACCGAAGCACCCTCCGGTTCAGCCTTCGGCCGTCGTCGCCGTACCAGAGCCAGGTCTGTCCTCGTCGGACGCGCCTTCCAAGCTGGGGATCCTGGTCCGCGCTGGGTCCGTACGGCATCGGGAATGCCTGGTCCTCGGCGGGCACCAGCGGTCACGGCCGGCAAGCTGGAACCGCAGGTCACACCGCATCCACCGCCCTGACCTCGGACGTCGCAGCAGCATGGGGCCGGGTTCAAGTCCCCCCTCCGACACGACCAGTACGCCTACCGAGCTCCACCTGAACCTGAACGGTGTGGCGGTTGGGGTCGTAGACGCCATTGATGCCGAGCTCCTCCCACCGGCCTCCTCGAGGAGTGCTCGGACCTGCTCAGGGGCGACCCCTCAGGGGCCGTGCGCGAGTCCCGGAGTTGCGCTTCGGCGGCGGCACGGGTGGCGGTGACCTCGGCGATCCACTGTTGCACGATGGCCGGGTCGGTCCCAGCCGCCAAGGCGGCCCGGTAGCGGTCCAGTCGCCGCTGGCAGTCGGCCAGGGCCTGTCGGGCGCCACATGGCGCATCCGGAACCGGACCGATCGGGGGCTCGAGACGGCGCCGGATGCCCCAGGCACGTCCTCCCTCTGCCCTCGCGATTCCGTCGATACGGGCGTAACCAGCAGAGACCCAGCACTCGTCAGGCGTCGACCTCGAGCTGCGAATGCTGGTCGTCGGCGGGCCGCGGACCTCATCGAGGACATGTCCATGCGACCGCTGATTGCGAACACGGGCGCTGACGTCTGCGGGCGCACACGAGTCGGGAGGAAGGGTTGTCGCACAAACGGTGGCGGTCTCAGGGGGTGACAGCAACACGGCTGCAGGCTTGCCACAGTGCGGGCTTGGCCTCGGAGTTGCTGTCTAGGTGTTGATCTGGTCGCTGTCGAAGGCGATGGGGTCGTCTGGTTGGACCGGCCGTGCGTCAAGGCGCGGATCGGCGCTGCCGCCAGCGGTCCGGCGAACAGCAGGTAGTCTCGGCCCGGAAGCCGGACGCGGGGTCCCTCCAGCACCTCGGCAGGGAACGCCGACGGGACGGGGATGGACCCGTGGTTGCCCATGATCGCGACCGAGGGGCTGCCGTGCAGCCAGCCGTGGCCGTCCCAGAGGCACAACCAGCAGGATTCAGGGGTGCTGGTGTGCCGGGCGAGGGCTGCGCACAGGATCCGCAGCAGCTCGGCCGGCAGGTTCCCCTCCGGTGGATCCTCGCCGTCCCAGGGCGCGGGGTCGGCCCGTGCCGCCGATGACGGCCGGCTGATGGCATGAAACTGCGCCAGCCGATGCATGCTGCGGCCGGACCAGGCCGCCACCTCAGCCCAGCGCACTGGCTGGCCCTTGGGTCCTCGGGCGGGGTGCAGGATCCGCACGAAGGCAGGGAACCCGTCAGGGACCACGGCGCTGACCGCAGATCCGAAGCGGCGCAGCCGTGGCCTCAGCCAGTCGGCCGCGGTGACGTCGGCAGAAGGATGCAGTCCGTGGTCGTTCACCAGGTAGGTCCCACAGGTCAGGGCAGCAGCATCGTGAGTGCTTGTGAGGGTGTCGTGAAGCCGAGGATCTGTCGAGGTCGGCCGTGAATCGACCACGCTTCGCCCTGGCGGATGAGGCTTTTCTCATCGGGCTCTCATCGTGCGGTAACGAACAGGTAGTAGGGTCGACAGGATGCGGACTCTCGGGATCGTTCTGGCGGGCATGGCGGTGCTGTGTGTGGTGGCCGCCGCCGTGGGCGGTTCCGGCCTTGCCGGCGCGGCCGACGCTCCTTCCCTGGGCTCGCCGATCGTGGCCGGGTCATCACCCACCACTGCGACGGTCGGCGCGGCCGGCTCCGGCGACCCCGCCGCGCGGCCGACCCTGGCGCCGTCGACGTCGACGACAGCTCCGCCGCGGACAGCGGCGCCGGTGTCCCCGCCGCCGGTCCAGGTCGCCGGGGACGACCCCGTCGACGACCTCGAGGACGACCGGCAAGACGCCGTCGACGACCTCCAGGACCGTCGGGACGACGTCGACGACGCGGACGACGATTGAGCCCGGCCGGCGGGTCAGGCAGGATCGGGCAATGGCAGGCCCCAGGTGGAAGCGGCGGGCACCGGTGAGCGCCCGGGCCCGCATCGTCGGCTGGATGGTGTTGCTGGTCGGCCTGGCCCTGGCCGTCTCGGTGGGGCTGAGCTGGCGGGTCCTGCTGGCCCGGGTCGACGAGCGCGCCAACGCCGAGCTCGTCCACGAGAGTCGCAAGCTGCGGACCTTCGCCTCCTCGGCCACCGACCAACGGGGAAACCCCTACCGGAAAGTGGACGCGCTGCTGGAGCGCTATCTTCAAGAGACGCTGCCGGAGGCCGAGGAGGAAGCCTACTTCAGCGTGGTGGCTGGCCGGCCGACCCACCGCAGCCTGGGGACGGCGCCGGCCCGCCTCGACACCGACCCGGCGTTCGTGGCCCGGGTGGCCGCCGCCACCGAACCGACCTATGGCTGGGCCGACAGCTCGGCCGGGGCGGTGCGCTATGCGGTGCTTCCTGTCCGGGTCGCCGGCGATCCCCGGCCGGGCGCCCTGGTGGTGCTGGAGTTCCGTGACCTCCAGCGGCGGGAGGTCACCGACGCGGTGCGGGTCCTGACCCTGGTCGGGTTCGGCGCCCTGGCCGTTGCCGGCCTGGTGAGCTGGCTGCTGGCCGGGCGGGTGCTGGCACCGATCCGGCTGGTCCGCCAGACGGCGGAGCGGATCGGCGAGTCCGACCTGACCCGCCGCATCGCCGTCAGCGGGGACGACGACGTCGCCCAGCTGGCCAGGACGTTCAACAACATGCTGGACCGGCTGGAGGCGGCGTTCGCCGCCCAGCGGCGCTTCCTCGACGACGCCGGGCACGAGCTTCGCACGCCGATCACGGTCATCCGTGGGCACCTTGAGCTGATGGGCGACGACCCGGCCGACCGGCGCGAGACCACCGTCCTGGTCACCGACGAGCTGGACCGGATGAGCCGCATCGTGGACGACCTGATCGTGCTCGCCAAGGCCACCCAGCCCGACTTCCTGACCCTGGCGCCCGTTGACGTGGCCGACCTGACCGTGGAGGTCGTCGCCAAGGCTCGAGTGCTGGGGCCGCGGCTCTGGACGGTCGCCGAGGTGGCCGAGACGACGGTCCTGGCCGACGGCCAGCGGCTCACCCAGGCGCTGCTCCAGCTGGCCGCCAACGCCGTCCAGCACACCACCCAGGGGGACAAGATCGCCGTCGGGTCGACCGCCAGCGGTGGGTTGGTCCGGCTGTGGGTGACCGACACCGGGCCCGGCGTCGCCCCCGACGACCAGGAGCGCATCTTCGAGCGGTTCGCCCGCGGGTCGGAGGAGCGCCGCTCCGAGGGTGCCGGGCTCGGGTTGACGATCGTCCGCACGATCGCCGAGGCCCACGGCGGGGTCGTGCGGGTCGACAGCGCACCCGGCCGGGGCGCGACCTTCATCCTGGAGCTGCCCGCCCGGCCGCCGCCGGCCGCCCCGGCCACCCCCCACGAGCAGCGGGTGGGAAGGGCCACCGGATGAACCGTGTCCTGATCGCCGAGGACGAGCGACGGATCGCGTCGTTCCTCGAGAAGGGCCTGGCCAGCAACGGCTTCACCACGGCCACGGTTGGCGACGGCGAGGCCGCCTACCACTACGCCCGCAGCGGCGAGTTCGACCTGCTCATCCTCGACATCGGCCTGCCCAAGGTCGACGGCTTCACCGTGCTGCGGCGGCTCCGGGAGGACAGGGTGGACATCCCGGTGGTGATCCTGACGGCCCGTGACAGCGTCCGCGACACCGTCGCCGGCCTGGAGAGCGGCGCCGACGATTACATCCCCAAGCCGTTCGCGTTCGAGGAGCTGCTCGCCAGGGTCCGGCTCCGGCTGCGCAGCCAACGGGCGCCGGAACCGACCATGCTCCGGGTGGGCGACCTCACCCTCGACCTGCGCACCCGCCGTGTCTACGTCGCCGACCAGACGGTGGACCTGACCGCCCGCGAGTTCGCCCTGGCCGAGGTGTTCTGCCGCCACCCCGACCAGGTCCTGTCGCGCGAGCAGCTGCTGTCCACCGCGTGGCGGTTCGACTTCGACCCGGGGTCCAACGTGGTCGACGTCTACGTCCGGTACCTGCGCCGCAAGCTCGGCGCGGAGCGGATCGAGACGGTCCGCGGCAGCGGCTACCGGCTCCGCACCGACTGACCCTCAGACACGACGCCGATGAAGACTTCCTCATCGGCCCCTCATCTCCCTCCAATGGTCCGTCGTAAGACTGGAACGACCCGCACGGCCCACCCGGGGAGGTGACGACCACGACCGACGTCATTCCCCGGCCACGACCCCGAGTCGCCTTGTACTCTCACGACGCCCAGGGTCTCGGCCATGTCCGGCGCAATCTCGCCCTGGCCGGCGCCCTCCAGCTGCTCGACCCGGCTCCCGACGTTCTGCTGCTGACCGGCGCCCCCGAGGCGGCCGCTCTGCGCCGTCCATCCCGGACCGACCTGGTCGGCCTGCCTGCCCTGGCCAAGAGCCAGCAGGGTGCCTATACGGCCAGACACCTCTCGGTCGCCGCCAGCGAGCTGGCCGAGCTTCGCACTGCCCTGCTGACCGCCACCCTGACCACGTTCGTGCCCGACCTGCTGGTGGTGGACAGGCATCCACGCGGCTTCCGCGGCGAGCTCGAGCCGGCCCTGGAGCGGCTGAACGCGCTGGGCTGTACCCGGGTCGTGCTCGGCCTGCGCGACGTCATCGACGACCCGGTGCGGACCCGCCTGGAGTGGCGGCGCGACCGTGGCAGCCTGGCCCTGGCCCGCTACTACGACCAGGTCTGGCTGTACGGGGATCCGGCCGTGTACGACGCCGGCGCCGTGCTCGGCCTCGACCCCGACTTGGCGACGACCATCGTGGCCACCGGCTACCTTGCCCGCGGTCGTGACCACGGGCCCGGCGGCCGGCGCCCGCCGGCCCACCGACTCCCAGCACGATATGTGCTGTGTGTCCTGGGCGGCGGCGGCGACGGCGGCGCCGTGGCCGAGGCGTTCGCCCGCGCCCCGCTGCCCGCTGGCCACGCCGGCGTCCTGGTCACCGGACCGCAGATGCCGCAGGCGGCGCGCGAGGCGGTCAGGGTCATCGCCGCCGGACGGGATGGCCTGCTGGTCTACGAGTTCCTGGACGACGTCGAGCGCTGGCTCGGCCACGCGGCCGCGGTCGTCTCGATGGGCGGTTACAACAGCGTCTGCGAGGCCCTTGCCGCCGGGCGGCCGCTGCTGGTCGTCCCCAGGGTCAGGCCCAGGGCCGAGCAGCTCATCCGAGCCACCGCCCTGGCCAGGACCGGGCTGGTCGACCTCCTGCACCCGGACGAGTTGGATCCGCCGAGGCTGGGCCGCTGGGCTGCCAGCGCCGTCCGGCGCGGGCCACGGCCACCGTCCCCGGTCGACCTGGACGGCCTGGCCAGGATCCCCGCGCTGGCCAAGGCGCTGCTGGGCGGGAGGCGTCCGGCGCGACGGGGAGCCGGCCATGTGGCCTGACCAGACCGGCGGCGGCCGGGTTGGCTACGTCGTCAAGATGTACCCACGCCTGTCGGAGACCTTTGTCGTCTCGGAGATCCTGGCCAGGGAGGCCTGCGGCACCGACATCGAGATCTTTTCGTTGCGCCAGCCGGTCGACCCGTACTTCCATGACAGCCTGGCCCGGGTCCGGGCGCCGGTCACCTATGTGCCCAGGGCGCGGCGCCTCGACGAGCTGTGGTGCGCCATGGGGGCGGCCGAGCGGGAGTTGCCCGAGCTGACGAGAGCCCTGCCCGAGCTGCTCGCGGCCGATCCCGAGGACGCCGGGCAGGCGCTGGAGCTGGCCGTCATGATCCGCCGGCGCGGCATCAGCCACCTGCACGCCCACTTCGCCACCCTGGCCACCACCGTGGCCCGGCTGGCTTGGCTGCTCAGCGGCGTCCCGTACTCGTTCACGGCCCACGCCAAGGACATCTTCCACCAGCAGGTGGACCACTCCGACCTGGGCCGCAAGTTGGCCGACGCCCACCACACCGTGACCATCAGCGAGTACAACCTGCAGCACCTGCGTACCGCCCACGGACTGGCGGCCGAGCGGCTGCAGCTGGTCCGCAACGGGGTCGACCTCCAGGCGTTCCCCTACGGCGGCCCCCCGGCAGCCGGCGGACCGCCGGTCATCGCGGCGGTCGGCCGGCTGGTCGAGAAGAAGGGCTTCGGCGTCCTCGTCGACGCCTGCCGGGTGCTGGTCGACCGCGGCCTGCCGGTGCACTGCCGCCTGGCCGGCGGCGGCCCGCTCGAGCCGGAGCTCCGGGCCCAGGTCGCGGCCCTCGGGCTCGACGGTGTCGTCGAGCTGACCGGGCCGCTGCCCCAGGCGAGGGTACGTGAGCTGATCGCGTCGGCCACCGTGTTTGCCGCGCCCTGCGTGGTCGACACCGACGGCAACGCCGACGGCCTGCCCACGGTGC belongs to Actinomycetota bacterium and includes:
- a CDS encoding response regulator transcription factor → MNRVLIAEDERRIASFLEKGLASNGFTTATVGDGEAAYHYARSGEFDLLILDIGLPKVDGFTVLRRLREDRVDIPVVILTARDSVRDTVAGLESGADDYIPKPFAFEELLARVRLRLRSQRAPEPTMLRVGDLTLDLRTRRVYVADQTVDLTAREFALAEVFCRHPDQVLSREQLLSTAWRFDFDPGSNVVDVYVRYLRRKLGAERIETVRGSGYRLRTD
- a CDS encoding glycosyltransferase family 4 protein yields the protein MWPDQTGGGRVGYVVKMYPRLSETFVVSEILAREACGTDIEIFSLRQPVDPYFHDSLARVRAPVTYVPRARRLDELWCAMGAAERELPELTRALPELLAADPEDAGQALELAVMIRRRGISHLHAHFATLATTVARLAWLLSGVPYSFTAHAKDIFHQQVDHSDLGRKLADAHHTVTISEYNLQHLRTAHGLAAERLQLVRNGVDLQAFPYGGPPAAGGPPVIAAVGRLVEKKGFGVLVDACRVLVDRGLPVHCRLAGGGPLEPELRAQVAALGLDGVVELTGPLPQARVRELIASATVFAAPCVVDTDGNADGLPTVLLEAMALGTPCVATDVTGLPEAVHHGRTGLLVGPHDPEGLADAIQTLLQDPGLRARLAVAARALIEASFDARRQAAALDDLLARPLPARIGG
- a CDS encoding glycosyltransferase encodes the protein MYSHDAQGLGHVRRNLALAGALQLLDPAPDVLLLTGAPEAAALRRPSRTDLVGLPALAKSQQGAYTARHLSVAASELAELRTALLTATLTTFVPDLLVVDRHPRGFRGELEPALERLNALGCTRVVLGLRDVIDDPVRTRLEWRRDRGSLALARYYDQVWLYGDPAVYDAGAVLGLDPDLATTIVATGYLARGRDHGPGGRRPPAHRLPARYVLCVLGGGGDGGAVAEAFARAPLPAGHAGVLVTGPQMPQAAREAVRVIAAGRDGLLVYEFLDDVERWLGHAAAVVSMGGYNSVCEALAAGRPLLVVPRVRPRAEQLIRATALARTGLVDLLHPDELDPPRLGRWAASAVRRGPRPPSPVDLDGLARIPALAKALLGGRRPARRGAGHVA
- a CDS encoding cupin domain-containing protein; the protein is MRSRTTRRLAIAVAIAALAVPAGVAVATPGVDITATQLGKGTFSERVKIRTPNIKAKIKPSDFIVQEVVIEPGGHTGWHSHPGPALVTIQEGTFTLYDGDDRKCRPHQYGPGQAFVDKGGGHVHIGRNEGTVTVKLLVTFIVPVGAAPRIDVPDPGNCDF
- a CDS encoding ATP-binding protein; protein product: MAGPRWKRRAPVSARARIVGWMVLLVGLALAVSVGLSWRVLLARVDERANAELVHESRKLRTFASSATDQRGNPYRKVDALLERYLQETLPEAEEEAYFSVVAGRPTHRSLGTAPARLDTDPAFVARVAAATEPTYGWADSSAGAVRYAVLPVRVAGDPRPGALVVLEFRDLQRREVTDAVRVLTLVGFGALAVAGLVSWLLAGRVLAPIRLVRQTAERIGESDLTRRIAVSGDDDVAQLARTFNNMLDRLEAAFAAQRRFLDDAGHELRTPITVIRGHLELMGDDPADRRETTVLVTDELDRMSRIVDDLIVLAKATQPDFLTLAPVDVADLTVEVVAKARVLGPRLWTVAEVAETTVLADGQRLTQALLQLAANAVQHTTQGDKIAVGSTASGGLVRLWVTDTGPGVAPDDQERIFERFARGSEERRSEGAGLGLTIVRTIAEAHGGVVRVDSAPGRGATFILELPARPPPAAPATPHEQRVGRATG
- a CDS encoding transposase, with the protein product MTAPASPVTVGVDTHLDLHVAAVIDEAGRLLGTQAFAASTRGYVALVTWAERFGPVERVGVEGTGTYGAGLARFVPA